Proteins found in one Amycolatopsis umgeniensis genomic segment:
- a CDS encoding FAD-binding oxidoreductase: MSSSPSNEDWRRLDRMVTGRVRRPGESGFTEASMPFNKRFAATVPSGVVSVANTADVRNAIEWARHTGVDVVARGGGHSYAGHSVNTGLVIDLSAMNTVSANGSTGLVTVAGGALMADVYAAIQPHEMAFALGNGASVGIAGLTLGGGCGATSRVLGLTADALVATTLVTADGQLLHCDANENADLFWACRGGGGGNFGINVSFTFQARPVADCASYLLLWDRADAPKVISVLQDVVLGGPDEFAARIGVSTIGESKSVVSAIGQHLGSAKELREILDPVLSVAQPIRMNLEDRTFWQAKDDLLHETAEGAFAARTGIVTRPLPEEAIATMLSFVDRRPGSGNPDGGGAALFSWGGAINRVGATDTAFAHRNALFLLSMDTSWAENDEPAVVDANLRWLSDLADAMSPYVSDGAFQNFIDPDLADWRNAYYGVNYPRLEQIKERVDPDGVFTFAQSIGS, translated from the coding sequence GTGTCCAGCAGCCCATCCAACGAGGACTGGCGACGCCTGGACCGCATGGTGACAGGCCGCGTGCGCCGCCCGGGCGAATCCGGCTTCACCGAGGCCAGCATGCCGTTCAACAAGAGATTCGCCGCAACCGTCCCCAGTGGTGTCGTATCCGTGGCGAACACCGCGGACGTGCGGAACGCCATCGAGTGGGCCCGCCATACCGGCGTCGACGTCGTCGCACGGGGCGGCGGGCACAGCTACGCGGGACACTCGGTCAACACCGGCCTCGTCATCGACCTCAGCGCGATGAACACCGTGTCCGCCAACGGTTCGACAGGGCTCGTGACGGTCGCGGGCGGCGCGCTGATGGCGGACGTCTACGCCGCCATCCAGCCCCACGAGATGGCGTTCGCGCTGGGCAACGGCGCCTCGGTCGGCATCGCGGGCCTCACCCTCGGCGGCGGCTGCGGGGCGACCTCACGTGTGCTCGGACTCACCGCGGACGCGCTCGTGGCGACCACGCTGGTGACCGCGGACGGGCAACTGCTGCACTGTGACGCGAACGAGAACGCGGACCTGTTCTGGGCGTGCCGCGGTGGTGGTGGCGGGAACTTCGGCATCAACGTGTCCTTCACCTTCCAGGCGAGGCCGGTGGCCGACTGCGCCAGCTACCTGCTGCTGTGGGATCGCGCGGACGCGCCGAAGGTCATCTCGGTGCTGCAGGACGTCGTACTGGGAGGGCCGGACGAGTTCGCGGCCAGGATCGGCGTCAGCACGATCGGCGAGTCGAAGTCCGTGGTGTCGGCCATCGGGCAGCATTTGGGGTCCGCCAAGGAGTTGCGGGAGATCCTCGACCCGGTGCTGTCCGTCGCCCAGCCGATCCGGATGAACCTGGAGGACCGGACTTTCTGGCAGGCCAAGGACGATCTGCTGCACGAGACCGCCGAGGGCGCCTTCGCGGCACGGACCGGCATCGTCACCCGGCCCCTGCCCGAAGAGGCGATCGCCACGATGCTCTCGTTCGTCGACCGCAGGCCCGGCAGCGGCAACCCGGACGGCGGTGGCGCGGCCCTGTTCTCCTGGGGTGGCGCGATCAACCGGGTGGGCGCGACGGACACCGCTTTCGCCCACCGGAACGCGTTGTTCCTGCTGTCCATGGACACCTCGTGGGCCGAGAACGACGAGCCCGCCGTGGTCGACGCGAACCTTCGCTGGCTTTCGGACCTGGCGGACGCGATGTCGCCGTACGTGTCCGACGGCGCTTTCCAGAACTTCATCGACCCGGACCTCGCGGACTGGCGCAACGCCTACTACGGCGTCAACTACCCGCGGCTGGAACAGATCAAGGAACGGGTCGACCCCGACGGCGTCTTCACCTTCGCACAGAGCATCGGATCATGA
- a CDS encoding SidA/IucD/PvdA family monooxygenase, producing the protein MTEIQVGLLAIGAGPANLALAVAIEESGNPELAEQTLLLEQSPDIKWQRDLLMPWARSQVSFLKDLVTLRNPRSKFSFLNFLHDQNRLDEFVNLGTFHPFRWEFSDYLQWVARSLDKVRIQYDARVQSIEPARDADGSITGWTAKLTSGDTILCRDLVVGGGRDANVPDVFADLPSDRLIHSAQYRRRIAELPADAPLRAVVVGGAQSAAEMFMALHDNLPNSTRTMIVRSVGPQNYQTSKFVNELFFPSFVDRFYDSPTEVREQMLEEMRLTNYAGAAPPFLDHLYTTLYQQRGLGVQRSQVRTLTEVVGARVSDDEVVLDLRDRTSGKVEPLHCDLVLLGTGFDQRMPAMVRDLAERVGLSEISVSRCYRVDLGDSAWGAVYLQGVNEATHGIADSLISVLAHRSRDIVSDLLARRGAGESRTA; encoded by the coding sequence GTGACTGAAATACAGGTGGGTTTGCTGGCGATCGGGGCGGGACCGGCGAACCTGGCGCTCGCGGTGGCCATCGAGGAGTCCGGGAACCCGGAGCTGGCCGAGCAGACGCTGCTGCTGGAGCAGAGTCCGGACATCAAGTGGCAACGCGATCTGCTGATGCCGTGGGCGCGCAGCCAGGTTTCCTTCCTCAAGGATCTGGTGACCCTGCGCAATCCGCGCAGCAAGTTCTCGTTCCTCAACTTCCTGCACGATCAGAACCGGCTCGACGAGTTCGTCAACCTGGGCACGTTCCACCCGTTCCGCTGGGAGTTCTCCGACTATCTGCAGTGGGTGGCGCGGTCGCTGGACAAGGTCCGCATCCAGTACGACGCCAGGGTCCAGAGCATCGAGCCCGCGCGCGACGCCGACGGGTCGATCACCGGCTGGACGGCCAAGCTCACCAGCGGGGACACGATCCTCTGCCGCGACCTCGTCGTGGGCGGCGGCCGGGACGCGAACGTGCCGGACGTCTTCGCCGACCTGCCGTCCGACCGCCTCATCCACAGCGCCCAGTACCGGCGCCGGATCGCGGAACTGCCCGCGGACGCCCCGCTGCGCGCCGTCGTCGTGGGCGGAGCGCAGAGCGCGGCTGAGATGTTCATGGCGCTGCACGACAATCTGCCCAACAGCACCCGGACCATGATCGTGCGGTCGGTGGGCCCGCAGAACTATCAGACCAGCAAGTTCGTCAACGAACTGTTCTTCCCCTCCTTCGTCGACCGGTTCTACGACAGCCCGACCGAGGTCCGGGAGCAGATGCTGGAAGAGATGCGGCTGACCAACTACGCGGGCGCGGCCCCGCCGTTCCTCGATCACCTGTACACCACGCTTTATCAGCAGCGTGGTCTCGGTGTGCAGCGCTCGCAGGTGCGGACGCTGACCGAAGTGGTCGGGGCCAGGGTCTCCGACGACGAGGTCGTCCTCGATCTGCGCGACCGGACCAGCGGCAAGGTGGAGCCGTTGCACTGTGATCTGGTGCTGCTCGGCACCGGCTTCGATCAGCGGATGCCCGCGATGGTGCGCGACCTGGCCGAGCGCGTCGGCCTTTCCGAGATCTCGGTCAGCCGCTGCTACCGGGTCGACCTCGGCGATTCCGCGTGGGGCGCGGTGTACCTGCAGGGCGTCAACGAGGCCACGCACGGCATCGCCGACTCGTTGATCAGCGTGCTGGCCCACCGATCCCGTGACATCGTCAGCGACCTCCTCGCCCGCCGCGGCGCCGGCGAGTCGAGGACCGCCTGA
- a CDS encoding DUF6875 domain-containing protein, with product MIGDNKVLIWTAAEVENGALPAEHLPYVREILAWAGRYLVSPHPELGRNGPVCPYTQPSLHKGLFHLAALTATNGETDVNDAIESLRSWYERLSARISPTERELLTILLVLPQLDYQDATALDDLQREAKDKFVNDGLMIGQFHPVCDQPGLWNEKFKALRAPVPLLAIRKLVVFDLPFLMDSAVHAESYFRRFAPDIPPRIRDQLVKRLAGNEKSLQTA from the coding sequence ATGATCGGCGACAACAAGGTTCTCATCTGGACGGCGGCCGAGGTCGAGAACGGCGCCCTGCCCGCGGAACATCTACCGTATGTCCGGGAAATCCTCGCCTGGGCGGGCCGATACCTGGTCTCCCCGCACCCGGAACTGGGCCGGAACGGCCCGGTGTGCCCCTACACCCAACCATCACTCCACAAAGGACTGTTCCACCTCGCCGCCCTGACCGCCACGAACGGCGAGACGGACGTCAACGACGCGATCGAGAGCCTTCGCTCGTGGTACGAGCGGTTGTCGGCCAGGATTTCGCCCACGGAACGGGAACTGCTGACGATCCTCCTCGTGCTGCCGCAACTGGACTACCAGGACGCGACGGCGCTGGACGACCTGCAGCGGGAGGCGAAGGACAAGTTCGTCAACGACGGCCTGATGATCGGGCAGTTCCACCCGGTCTGCGACCAGCCCGGCCTGTGGAACGAGAAGTTCAAGGCGCTGCGCGCGCCGGTGCCGTTGCTGGCCATCCGAAAACTGGTCGTCTTCGACCTGCCGTTCCTGATGGACAGCGCGGTGCACGCCGAAAGCTACTTCCGGCGGTTCGCCCCGGACATCCCGCCCCGCATCCGCGACCAGCTGGTCAAACGGCTGGCGGGCAACGAAAAATCCTTGCAGACGGCCTGA
- a CDS encoding response regulator transcription factor, whose protein sequence is MTVLLADSQPAVRYGVRSALEDVGGIAIVGEAATANATIAETFRHQPDVLVVDPQLGEFATVDIISRVARIAPDTRVLVLSAVDDDTSIRSALHAGARGYLVKGADLDQVVRGVQVVAAGEAIVGKTIAGRFGALMRSAAGPEPYPFPRLTTREREVLDRIAAGKSNSAIARELALAPKTISNRVSAVFGKLGVADRAQAIVLARDAGLGRG, encoded by the coding sequence GTGACCGTACTGCTCGCCGACAGCCAGCCCGCGGTGCGCTACGGGGTCAGATCCGCGCTCGAAGACGTCGGCGGCATCGCCATCGTCGGCGAGGCGGCCACGGCGAACGCGACGATCGCGGAGACCTTCCGGCACCAACCGGACGTGCTGGTCGTCGATCCGCAGCTCGGCGAGTTCGCGACCGTCGACATCATCAGCCGGGTGGCGCGAATCGCGCCGGACACCAGGGTTCTCGTACTGAGCGCGGTCGACGACGACACCTCCATCAGGTCGGCGCTCCACGCCGGCGCGCGCGGGTATCTGGTCAAGGGCGCCGATCTGGACCAGGTCGTCCGCGGCGTGCAGGTGGTGGCGGCGGGGGAAGCGATCGTCGGGAAGACGATCGCCGGGCGGTTCGGCGCCTTGATGCGGTCGGCGGCCGGTCCGGAGCCCTACCCGTTCCCCCGGTTGACGACCAGGGAACGGGAAGTGCTCGACCGGATCGCCGCGGGCAAGTCGAACTCGGCCATCGCGCGCGAGCTCGCACTCGCGCCGAAGACCATCAGCAACCGTGTTTCCGCGGTCTTCGGCAAACTCGGCGTAGCCGATCGCGCACAGGCGATAGTGCTGGCGCGGGACGCGGGCCTCGGCCGCGGCTGA
- a CDS encoding cupin domain-containing protein, with translation MTAPFRGAWCVLRPGDVSVAHAHHEHEIFIGMTGSAKVVTGEQRHEFTAGDLVFLKPEIEHYLVNDNDEDFAYYAIWWDRAMSDEFVAHEIDRAESHD, from the coding sequence ATGACGGCACCGTTTCGAGGAGCTTGGTGCGTGCTGCGTCCTGGCGACGTATCGGTGGCCCACGCTCATCACGAGCACGAGATCTTCATCGGAATGACCGGAAGCGCGAAGGTGGTCACCGGTGAACAGCGGCACGAGTTCACGGCCGGGGACCTCGTATTCCTGAAACCGGAGATCGAACACTACCTCGTCAACGACAATGACGAGGACTTCGCCTACTACGCGATCTGGTGGGATCGCGCGATGTCGGACGAGTTCGTCGCGCACGAGATCGACCGGGCCGAGTCCCATGATTAA